The segment ACGTTCAGGAAACCGCGCACGATGGTCGAGGTAGCCTCGTCCTCATCCAGACCACGGGCCTGGAGATACTCGATCTCCTCCTGAGCAATCTTGCCCACCGCAGCCTCATGGGAAAGTTCCACGCCCTCGCGAGAGGCATCCAGTTCCGGAATAGCATGGATACGGCCACCACCAAGAATCAGGCCCTTGCATTCCAGATGACCACGCGCAGGCACCGCGGAGGCAGTGATACGCCCCGGGGCAACGATGGTGCCACCAGTGGTCAGGGTACGGGAAATGATTTCACCACGGGTGTTGGGAGCCATCAGGTTGATTGCCGAACCGGAGTTCACATGACTGCCTTCGGGGGCAACGATCACGGAATTGAATCGGGCACGGGCGCCCTCACCAACCAGATCAATGGAAGGATAGGACTGCAAAGTTCCCACGGCCTTCATCAGCACGTAGTTGCTCTGGAACACGCCGCCTTCTTCGACAATGCCACGGGTGCGCGGACGGACCACGACATTCTCTCCCCAGTTATGGATCATGGTGAAGGTCAGCTTGCCGCCCTTCTTCACGAAAAACTCGGAAATACCCAGATGGGCCGCAGCTTCGGTCTCGCTCGACACGGCACAACCGGTAATGATGTGCAACTCGCTGTCTTCTTCCACAATGACGACGTTGTGGACGTTCTGGCCCACCTGCTCACCCTTGAGGAACAGACAGGACTGCACAGGCTCTTCGATCTTCGCACCTTTTTCGGTGCGCACGAAATAACCGCCGTGCAGATTGTCGTGGGCCTGGCGGGTAAACTCATCCTTGTCAGGATCAATGAGCTTCCAGAAATACTCAGGAAGGCCATCGTACTTATCCAGGGCCTTCTTGATATCGAGAATCTCGACGCCCTTGTGATTGGACTTGCAGTGCACACCACTATGGTTCAGGTGCAAGAAGGAACCGGCGCGTTTATCCTGCTCCACATCCACACCCGCCATAAGCAGTTGATGCTTGTCATCGTCCGACAGGCTGCGCAGGTCCTCGATGGTGCTTTCTTCCGCACCAGAGAAGGTAAAATCGGACAGTTTGACGTCGCTTGCGTTCATATCCGTCTCCGAAAATCTAATATCGTTATTTGGTCAGGCAGCGGACGCATTCCTGGTAGCCATACTTGCCCACGTGCTCCAGAATGTCGCGGGGCCGTGCTTCGCAGCACAGGTGGCCATTGTACATCACCTGACCACGGTCAGCGTTGATGTAGTCCAGAATGTATCCGGTATGGGTGATGATCAGGCCAGAGGTCTTATGGCTGGAGCGGATCTCTTTCATGCTCCTGAGCGGGTCGGGAGCCACAAAACCATCCAGCAACTGCCGGGCAGTCTTACCGATGAGCTGCATGTTCTCCAGGTCAACACCGGATTCCGGCTCGTCAAAGAGTACCAAATCCGGGGACTGAGCCATCAGCTGCAACAGCTCGGAACGCTTGATCTCACCACCGGAGAAACCGGCGTTAATATCGCGCTCCAGAAAATCGGTAAAAT is part of the Desulfovibrio ferrophilus genome and harbors:
- a CDS encoding SufB/SufD family protein, producing MNASDVKLSDFTFSGAEESTIEDLRSLSDDDKHQLLMAGVDVEQDKRAGSFLHLNHSGVHCKSNHKGVEILDIKKALDKYDGLPEYFWKLIDPDKDEFTRQAHDNLHGGYFVRTEKGAKIEEPVQSCLFLKGEQVGQNVHNVVIVEEDSELHIITGCAVSSETEAAAHLGISEFFVKKGGKLTFTMIHNWGENVVVRPRTRGIVEEGGVFQSNYVLMKAVGTLQSYPSIDLVGEGARARFNSVIVAPEGSHVNSGSAINLMAPNTRGEIISRTLTTGGTIVAPGRITASAVPARGHLECKGLILGGGRIHAIPELDASREGVELSHEAAVGKIAQEEIEYLQARGLDEDEATSTIVRGFLNVEMDGLPEALKQAIDEQINHLDSSDAM
- a CDS encoding ABC transporter ATP-binding protein, coding for MLKIENLHVNIGDKEVLRGIDLTIEEGETFILFGPNGSGKTTLLMSLMGFGNYTVTGGTITFKGVDITHAPIHERARLGVGMSFQRPPTIHGLKTRHLVEMCGKHSRNGIPDVDGLSGLVNFTDFLERDINAGFSGGEIKRSELLQLMAQSPDLVLFDEPESGVDLENMQLIGKTARQLLDGFVAPDPLRSMKEIRSSHKTSGLIITHTGYILDYINADRGQVMYNGHLCCEARPRDILEHVGKYGYQECVRCLTK